In a single window of the Methanolobus psychrophilus R15 genome:
- a CDS encoding glycosyl transferase, group 1 produces MRIVHVAEWNELSGGAYTVVNNLISNSLKINSAIDFHVVSFADTNEILHMQGYTVHLVKKVSFPTSGYWYSYKSIQNKIIEINPDIVHLHFTYPPYSPLAKMPFPIVITTHGLASIKVKRSHAIRAYLNLSFFLNPFFEKEALKNADSIIAVSKWIKNEVELAIGPNPKIIYLPNGINFSALQEGGSKFENPSVSHPSLFFIGRLIKFKGVDLLISSLYYVKKQVPDIHLYVAGQGPQASNLKKLAQKLGLESNITFLGFLSEHDKQVFLHECDVFVIPSRYETFGIVVLEALEAGIPVVASNVGGIPDILEYGKYGILFNQEDVQDMARCILLLLSNTSMKKELSEKGMKRVLDYSWEIICKQTLDLYSSLLKP; encoded by the coding sequence ATGAGAATTGTTCACGTTGCCGAATGGAATGAACTGAGTGGTGGTGCTTATACAGTTGTTAATAACTTGATTTCTAATTCTTTAAAAATAAATTCTGCTATTGATTTCCATGTTGTGTCTTTTGCAGACACGAATGAAATCCTTCACATGCAAGGATATACTGTTCATTTAGTAAAAAAAGTCTCTTTTCCAACTTCCGGATACTGGTATTCTTATAAAAGTATACAAAATAAAATAATTGAAATAAATCCTGATATAGTGCATTTGCATTTTACATATCCTCCCTATTCGCCCTTGGCAAAAATGCCATTTCCTATTGTAATTACTACTCATGGATTGGCTTCAATAAAAGTAAAACGCTCACATGCAATACGAGCATACCTAAATTTAAGCTTTTTCTTAAATCCCTTTTTTGAAAAGGAGGCTTTGAAAAATGCAGATTCTATTATTGCAGTTTCTAAATGGATAAAAAATGAAGTAGAGTTGGCAATTGGTCCGAATCCTAAAATCATCTATCTACCCAATGGAATTAATTTCTCTGCACTTCAAGAAGGGGGGTCAAAATTTGAAAATCCTTCAGTCTCTCACCCTTCTCTATTTTTCATAGGGAGACTTATAAAATTTAAAGGAGTTGATTTGCTAATATCTTCTTTATACTATGTAAAAAAACAAGTTCCCGATATTCATTTATATGTTGCAGGGCAAGGTCCTCAAGCATCAAATTTAAAGAAATTAGCACAAAAGTTAGGTTTGGAAAGCAATATAACTTTCCTAGGTTTCTTATCTGAACACGATAAACAGGTTTTTTTACATGAATGTGATGTTTTCGTGATTCCTTCTAGATATGAAACTTTTGGAATTGTAGTTCTAGAAGCCTTAGAAGCAGGCATTCCTGTTGTAGCGTCAAATGTTGGTGGAATCCCTGATATTTTAGAGTATGGGAAATATGGAATTTTGTTTAATCAAGAAGATGTGCAAGATATGGCAAGATGTATTTTACTTTTGCTTTCCAATACTTCAATGAAAAAAGAGTTAAGTGAAAAAGGTATGAAGAGAGTATTGGACTATTCATGGGAAATCATTTGTAAGCAAACTCTTGATCTCTATTCCTCCTTGCTAAAACCTTAA
- a CDS encoding putative glycosyltransferase: MINDCPKDCIISICDISPKRLGSFEKFMIGMTEILTVNGFQHIVVFRDEPIPEVELLLLEAGAKIEIIKPSKYNIFNVVKIYTLIKIYNPIIMHLHFYPIHTIVNYLKYICTTKIIYTGHMGGKTAKNRLHNNLRKIYYLINSILFDHGIEKIVCVSQFVRDNYFKQYCIKTKKSLVIYNGIDAKILEQSYNLDNIKQKLGLSNEFVVTCVSLRKDKGAYHLVKAAPQIIAQVRNVKFVLVGSGECENHIKSKIKELNIEDYFVFTGNVPDIYEIYSISSCVVMPSLFEEACPYTAIEAMSIGIPVIGYDSGGTKEVVVDGITGYIIKRDIDLLAQKVIDLFNYGNYSSMKEKSITIFKEKFTLHQCLDNYYSLYLSIM, from the coding sequence ATGATTAATGATTGCCCTAAAGACTGTATTATCTCTATATGCGATATATCTCCCAAGCGACTGGGTTCTTTTGAAAAGTTTATGATTGGAATGACTGAAATTCTCACAGTAAATGGGTTCCAACATATTGTTGTATTTAGAGATGAACCCATACCAGAAGTTGAATTACTCTTACTGGAAGCTGGAGCTAAAATAGAAATAATCAAACCCTCAAAATATAATATTTTTAATGTTGTTAAAATTTATACTTTAATTAAGATATATAATCCCATAATAATGCATCTTCATTTCTATCCAATCCATACAATAGTTAATTATTTAAAATACATATGCACTACTAAAATTATTTATACAGGTCATATGGGTGGTAAAACAGCAAAAAACCGATTACATAATAATTTGCGCAAAATTTACTACTTGATAAATTCGATCCTTTTCGATCATGGAATTGAGAAAATAGTATGTGTTTCTCAATTTGTAAGAGATAACTATTTTAAACAGTATTGCATTAAGACAAAAAAATCGCTAGTGATATACAATGGAATTGATGCTAAAATTCTAGAACAGAGTTACAACTTAGATAATATAAAACAGAAGCTTGGACTATCTAATGAATTTGTTGTGACATGCGTAAGTCTCCGAAAAGACAAGGGTGCGTATCACTTAGTAAAAGCAGCTCCTCAGATTATAGCTCAAGTCCGCAATGTTAAATTTGTGCTTGTGGGAAGTGGTGAATGTGAAAATCATATAAAAAGTAAAATAAAAGAGTTAAACATTGAAGATTATTTTGTATTTACAGGCAATGTTCCAGATATTTATGAGATATATAGTATTTCTTCCTGTGTTGTAATGCCTTCTCTTTTTGAGGAAGCTTGTCCGTATACTGCAATTGAGGCTATGTCCATTGGAATTCCTGTAATAGGCTATGATTCAGGTGGTACAAAAGAAGTTGTTGTGGATGGAATTACGGGTTATATAATTAAACGAGACATCGATTTACTAGCACAAAAAGTTATAGATTTATTTAACTATGGTAATTATTCATCAATGAAAGAGAAATCTATTACAATTTTTAAAGAAAAGTTTACATTACATCAATGTTTGGACAATTATTATTCTCTGTATCTATCGATTATGTAA
- a CDS encoding glycosyl transferase, group 1, with product MKDNINLIFYYPLSTGAPSAVGRNIFLSLLELRDELPFNDISIFSSSQNKEELKKKFQDIHVYTGREIVSVKNSDIIHIPLSPHLFPNSKFLLHLYSKINKNSLILNYHGEIRTEVNLNYKHNHIIDYSYIPTYLALPQLLKSSDQLIVNSYLFKTLVTEKYGVKTPKVIPNGIEDFWYLQECNSLCRDESHFEVFYHGRLSPEKGVDLLIKGFSKFLSVDNVKSAFLYIAGSGPQEKHIAKLVHDLNLKANVFLLGNVGKETIKNYLEKVNLAIYPSIWDNVPISCIEAFASANCPVYFSRKAGIYDFTVMGNHQLCSFEPSVDTIFEVLHNSYLNAFDEALIKRQKCFASAYRWNYVIGDYIDVYSQFLERDVK from the coding sequence ATGAAAGATAATATTAATTTAATATTCTATTACCCTTTAAGCACAGGTGCTCCTTCAGCAGTAGGAAGAAACATTTTTTTATCTCTTCTTGAATTAAGAGATGAGTTGCCTTTTAATGATATTTCTATTTTCTCTTCGTCTCAGAATAAAGAGGAACTGAAAAAGAAGTTCCAAGATATACATGTATATACTGGGAGAGAAATAGTTTCTGTAAAGAATAGCGATATTATCCATATTCCTCTGAGTCCCCATTTATTTCCAAACAGTAAGTTTTTATTGCATTTGTACAGCAAGATAAATAAAAACTCTTTAATTCTGAATTATCATGGAGAGATTAGAACTGAAGTAAACCTTAATTATAAGCATAATCATATAATTGACTATTCTTATATACCAACCTATCTAGCATTACCTCAACTTTTAAAAAGTTCCGATCAACTAATTGTTAATTCTTATCTTTTTAAAACATTAGTTACAGAGAAATATGGTGTAAAGACCCCAAAGGTCATTCCTAATGGCATAGAAGATTTCTGGTACTTGCAGGAGTGCAATTCATTATGCAGAGATGAGTCTCACTTCGAAGTATTTTATCATGGTCGTTTATCTCCCGAAAAAGGAGTTGACCTTCTAATTAAAGGTTTTAGCAAGTTTTTATCAGTGGATAATGTAAAATCCGCTTTCCTATATATTGCAGGCAGTGGTCCACAAGAAAAGCATATCGCAAAACTAGTTCATGATTTAAATTTGAAAGCCAATGTATTTTTGCTTGGCAATGTTGGCAAAGAAACAATAAAAAATTATCTGGAAAAAGTAAACCTTGCTATATATCCTTCTATTTGGGATAATGTTCCAATATCATGCATTGAGGCTTTTGCATCTGCAAATTGTCCAGTTTATTTTTCTAGAAAAGCAGGAATTTATGATTTTACAGTTATGGGTAATCATCAGTTGTGTTCATTTGAACCAAGTGTAGATACTATATTTGAGGTTCTTCATAATAGTTATTTAAATGCATTTGATGAAGCGCTAATAAAAAGACAAAAATGTTTCGCCTCTGCATATAGATGGAATTATGTTATAGGAGATTATATTGATGTTTACTCACAATTTTTGGAAAGAGATGTGAAATAA